The proteins below are encoded in one region of Macrococcus armenti:
- a CDS encoding DUF1189 family protein: protein MYFNHLKRLFQFDKYPLFRTVKMRYVLLHILMLAILLSMFNIINAFTTFQTVAALTSAETTSIPDFKVVDGTLKIDKEHSLKLNDVTVTFSPKQNSPAQNHIILDKDEILLSNTTRVKYSNINMFQDKASLISFLNTFTNSIYFYFIIYALLLLGTQYFLITVKIIMISALSHITARLFNRKSRYMNWLKINSFIYTAPTLVLIISVSRNIKYLSLISWILMFILICVTIYYLPKQKHKAKQI from the coding sequence ATGTATTTCAATCATTTAAAACGTTTATTTCAATTTGATAAATATCCATTGTTCAGAACTGTAAAGATGCGCTATGTACTTTTACATATATTAATGCTTGCAATATTGTTATCAATGTTTAATATCATCAATGCCTTTACAACATTTCAGACTGTTGCAGCTTTAACATCAGCAGAGACAACATCCATTCCTGACTTTAAAGTTGTAGACGGCACTTTAAAAATAGATAAAGAACATTCATTAAAACTAAATGATGTAACCGTCACATTCAGTCCGAAACAAAATTCACCGGCACAAAACCATATTATTCTGGATAAGGATGAGATACTGCTCAGCAATACGACGCGCGTGAAATATTCAAACATTAATATGTTCCAGGACAAAGCGTCATTAATTTCGTTCTTAAATACATTTACTAATTCAATCTATTTTTATTTTATTATTTATGCGCTATTATTACTCGGCACGCAGTACTTTCTGATAACTGTTAAAATAATAATGATTAGTGCATTAAGTCATATCACCGCTCGACTATTCAATAGAAAATCACGCTATATGAACTGGTTAAAAATCAATTCATTCATTTATACAGCACCAACTTTAGTACTCATAATCAGCGTTTCCCGCAATATTAAGTACTTATCATTAATCTCATGGATTTTAATGTTCATACTCATATGCGTTACCATTTATTATTTACCGAAGCAAAAGCATAAAGCTAAACAAATTTGA
- the ispG gene encoding flavodoxin-dependent (E)-4-hydroxy-3-methylbut-2-enyl-diphosphate synthase gives MTHRKNTRPVKVGDLTIGGSDELVIQSMTTTKTHDVEATVAEIKRLEEAGCQIVRVACPKEEDALAIAEIKKQINIPLVVDIHFDYKLALLAIEGGADKIRINPGNIGRREKVEEVVKACKEKGIPIRIGVNAGSLEKHILKKYGYPTADGMVESALHHIKILEDLDFHDIIVSMKASDVNLAIEAYTKAAQAFDYPLHLGITESGTLFAGTVKSAAGLGAIMSLGIGNTLRISLSADPVEEVKVARELLKSFGLASNAATLISCPTCGRIEIDLISIANEVEEYISTIKAPLKVAVLGCAVNGPGEAREADIGIAGARGEGLLFMKGKTVRKVPEETMVEELKMEIDKLAEEYFKKQEAEKLANAEK, from the coding sequence ATAACACATAGAAAAAATACAAGACCTGTTAAAGTCGGTGACCTTACGATTGGCGGTTCAGATGAACTCGTAATACAAAGTATGACAACAACGAAGACACATGACGTTGAAGCAACTGTAGCAGAAATTAAACGTCTTGAAGAAGCAGGTTGTCAAATTGTTCGTGTTGCATGTCCTAAAGAAGAAGACGCACTTGCGATTGCAGAAATAAAAAAACAAATTAATATACCTTTAGTCGTTGATATTCACTTTGATTACAAACTTGCACTTCTTGCAATCGAAGGTGGTGCGGATAAAATTCGTATCAATCCCGGTAATATCGGCCGCCGCGAAAAAGTTGAAGAAGTTGTAAAGGCTTGTAAAGAAAAAGGAATTCCGATTCGTATCGGAGTTAATGCCGGTTCACTTGAAAAGCATATATTAAAAAAATATGGATACCCTACTGCAGACGGTATGGTAGAAAGTGCACTGCATCATATTAAAATTCTTGAAGATCTGGACTTCCACGATATTATCGTATCGATGAAGGCAAGTGATGTTAACTTAGCAATCGAAGCATATACGAAAGCAGCGCAAGCATTCGATTATCCACTGCATTTAGGTATTACAGAAAGCGGTACATTATTTGCCGGTACTGTTAAATCTGCTGCAGGTCTCGGTGCAATTATGAGTTTAGGTATCGGTAACACGTTACGCATTTCATTATCAGCAGATCCTGTAGAAGAAGTTAAAGTTGCACGTGAACTATTAAAGTCTTTTGGCTTAGCAAGTAATGCTGCAACACTTATTTCATGTCCGACATGTGGTCGAATTGAAATTGACTTAATTTCAATTGCCAACGAAGTTGAAGAATATATTTCTACGATTAAAGCTCCGTTAAAAGTTGCCGTACTGGGATGTGCTGTAAATGGTCCTGGTGAAGCGCGTGAAGCGGATATCGGTATTGCTGGTGCACGTGGAGAAGGTCTGTTGTTTATGAAAGGTAAAACCGTTAGAAAAGTACCTGAAGAGACGATGGTTGAAGAATTAAAGATGGAAATCGATAAACTTGCTGAAGAGTATTTCAAAAAACAAGAAGCTGAAAAATTAGCGAATGCAGAAAAGTAA
- a CDS encoding 5' nucleotidase, NT5C type, whose protein sequence is MQKSKIRFGIDIDGTVTCPTALVPYLQKSFDPDFKYEDITAYELTTVLGISNDEVAQWFKENERELYIHSPVHKDADKILRQWSDQFELYFISARHTLLTDITFDWFNRHNIPYHHIELTGSHNKIEVARELQVDAFFEDKLDNAIDIHNVLNIPVYLFDTPYNQSHLPKDVYRVYSWIETNNIIQKHFNDK, encoded by the coding sequence ATGCAGAAAAGTAAAATCAGGTTCGGTATAGATATCGATGGCACAGTAACGTGTCCAACCGCACTTGTTCCATACCTTCAGAAATCGTTTGACCCAGACTTTAAATACGAAGATATTACCGCATATGAACTGACGACCGTTTTAGGTATTAGTAACGATGAAGTGGCGCAATGGTTTAAAGAAAATGAACGTGAACTCTATATTCATTCACCCGTTCATAAAGATGCAGATAAAATTTTAAGACAGTGGTCAGATCAGTTTGAACTTTATTTTATTAGCGCCAGACACACATTACTAACAGATATCACATTTGATTGGTTTAATCGACATAATATACCGTACCACCATATTGAACTCACAGGTTCACATAACAAAATTGAAGTCGCACGTGAATTACAGGTTGATGCTTTTTTTGAGGATAAACTGGACAACGCGATTGATATTCATAACGTATTAAATATTCCGGTATATTTATTTGATACACCATATAACCAATCTCATTTACCGAAAGATGTATATCGCGTATATTCATGGATTGAAACAAACAACATAATACAGAAACACTTTAATGACAAATAA